Genomic DNA from ANME-2 cluster archaeon:
CCGAGCCATAGCCGCGAAGCGAACTGTATGCAAATGCAAGCATTGCGCCGGTCTCACCCCGTGCAAGTGCCTGCAGGCGCGCAGACCTGGGGGCAGGGAACCGCAGGGACTCCCTTGTTATATCAAAAGGCTCATCCTCAATCCCGGCAGACGCATCCTCAAGTACCCCTTCTCCCCGTAAGAGATCTGCCACTTTACTGAATTTTGGGATACCAGTACCCTCTGCCGCTGATTCCGGACCTTCCACGTCTGCACCTCCATCCGCTTCCCCGTCCGCATTTTTGTAGACATCTTCACCCCCATTCCCTTCATTTTCCTCAAAATCAATGAGTCGCTGGGTATAATCGATTGTGGGACCAAGTACCTGACCGCCAGGGATGTCCTTGAATGCGGATGAGATCCTGCGCAGTACGAACATATCCCTGGTATCCAAGTTTTCCGAATATCCTGTTCTCGGCAACGTTGATCGATAGGCACGGACTAAGAACGAAGCTTCGATAAGATCGCCGTCTGCCTGCCTGATTGCAAGCGCTGCAATATCCGGCGCATACAGCCCGCCTTCGCCCATCACCTGATCAACTGCAAGCCGCATCCTGCCTTTTACCTGTGCAGTTGTAACAGCATCCGAACCGTCTGATCTCATCGAGCCGACCAGCGCTTCAGCATTCTTTA
This window encodes:
- a CDS encoding carbon-phosphorus lyase complex subunit PhnI produces the protein MGYVLVKGGGEAIKNAEALVGSMRSDGSDAVTTAQVKGRMRLAVDQVMGEGGLYAPDIAALAIRQADGDLIEASFLVRAYRSTLPRTGYSENLDTRDMFVLRRISSAFKDIPGGQVLGPTIDYTQRLIDFEENEGNGGEDVYKNADGEADGGADVEGPESAAEGTGIPKFSKVADLLRGEGVLEDASAGIEDEPFDITRESLRFPAPRSARLQALARGETGAMLAFAYSSLRGYGS